The Vallitalea longa genome includes a window with the following:
- a CDS encoding sulfite exporter TauE/SafE family protein has product MTEKVLTLVICFGGGLIQGLSGFGFAMFVMFFIPFIMPLKVAAIVTGLQTFFMGTYVVAKFRKHINYKIAVVPLVSSLVLVPIGVRFLVFGDEHVLKKILGVTIVVISIFLYIKGKKEIKIKTNVKNGILAGSLSGIMSGMFNVGGPPLVVYYLYGTKDRLSYKATLEFSFLTRSIMIVIMHAIYGNINGNILTFALYGGAGTIVGNLLGLSMFQKINSKLLHRIVILLMFILGCLLIIRK; this is encoded by the coding sequence ATGACAGAAAAAGTATTGACTTTAGTAATTTGCTTTGGTGGTGGTTTGATTCAAGGACTATCAGGATTTGGTTTTGCAATGTTTGTAATGTTTTTTATACCATTCATTATGCCTTTGAAAGTAGCAGCCATAGTAACTGGATTACAGACTTTTTTTATGGGAACATATGTTGTTGCTAAATTCAGAAAACATATAAATTATAAAATTGCAGTAGTACCATTAGTATCTTCATTGGTACTTGTGCCCATTGGTGTACGATTTTTAGTTTTTGGAGATGAACACGTACTGAAGAAAATTTTGGGAGTAACAATAGTTGTCATTTCAATATTTTTATATATAAAAGGTAAAAAAGAAATAAAGATCAAAACAAATGTAAAAAATGGTATTCTAGCAGGTTCATTAAGCGGTATAATGAGTGGAATGTTCAATGTAGGAGGACCTCCTTTAGTTGTATATTATCTGTATGGAACGAAAGATAGACTGTCGTACAAAGCAACACTTGAATTCAGTTTCTTGACTAGATCAATTATGATAGTAATCATGCATGCCATATATGGGAATATTAATGGTAACATATTAACTTTTGCGTTATATGGAGGAGCAGGTACTATTGTTGGAAATCTATTAGGACTAAGTATGTTCCAAAAGATCAATAGTAAATTGCTTCATAGAATCGTGATTCTATTGATGTTCATTTTAGGTTGTCTGTTAATAATAAGAAAATAA
- a CDS encoding PhoH family protein — protein MIDTNVMIHDPDFMHNFPCNNIIIPLICIEELDNLKRREGLVGFHARMVAKEIKILMEQGDIEKGIELPNKSVLRVELNHMDIDILPNGFDTNKNDSRILAIVLSLKKVNKDIPIVLVTKDLYMAIKAKSLGMEVEDYQSDRIDIDTIYKGYIEIELLSKDIDKIFDEGLELPKDLSEEIYPNEFLHIKSKDKISHEILARYNGEKIVPLIHANECAWGLNPINREQKMAFELLMNPDIHFVTIIGGAGSGKTILATATALQNVIETNKYRKIVFVRPVIAAGNDIGYLPGTEREKLKPWMGSFYDAIENLSDIKEVGKNNGGKPSFTVEDFIEQFRQRGVIETKTFTYMRGRTFTNALIIVDEAQEMTPHLAKLMLTRAGEHSKFVFLGDPSDNQIDNNYIDSKSNGLVYTVEKMKYFNITGHVALKRVERSPLAEIAEKNM, from the coding sequence ATAATTGATACTAATGTAATGATTCATGATCCTGATTTTATGCATAACTTTCCTTGCAATAACATAATTATACCTTTAATATGCATAGAAGAATTAGACAATCTAAAAAGAAGAGAGGGATTAGTAGGGTTTCATGCTAGAATGGTAGCTAAAGAAATTAAAATACTCATGGAACAAGGTGATATAGAAAAAGGAATTGAATTACCCAATAAAAGTGTTTTGCGTGTAGAATTGAATCATATGGATATAGATATCCTTCCTAATGGTTTTGATACCAATAAAAACGATTCTAGAATATTAGCCATAGTATTAAGTCTTAAAAAGGTTAATAAAGACATTCCAATAGTATTGGTGACAAAAGATTTATATATGGCTATAAAAGCTAAATCATTAGGAATGGAAGTAGAAGATTATCAAAGTGACCGTATTGACATTGATACCATCTACAAAGGATATATCGAAATTGAATTATTATCAAAAGATATTGATAAAATATTTGATGAGGGCTTAGAACTTCCAAAAGACTTGTCAGAAGAGATATATCCTAATGAATTTCTTCATATAAAAAGTAAAGACAAAATTTCTCATGAGATACTAGCCAGATATAATGGAGAAAAAATAGTTCCTCTTATACATGCTAATGAATGTGCATGGGGACTTAATCCAATCAATAGAGAGCAAAAAATGGCATTTGAATTACTTATGAACCCAGATATCCATTTTGTAACTATTATAGGTGGAGCCGGGTCGGGAAAAACAATATTAGCAACGGCGACTGCTTTACAGAATGTAATAGAAACCAATAAATATAGAAAAATAGTATTCGTAAGACCTGTAATAGCGGCAGGAAATGATATAGGCTATCTGCCTGGTACTGAAAGAGAAAAATTAAAACCTTGGATGGGAAGTTTCTATGATGCTATAGAGAATCTATCTGACATAAAAGAAGTAGGTAAGAATAATGGAGGAAAACCTTCATTTACTGTAGAAGATTTCATTGAACAATTCAGACAGAGGGGAGTTATAGAGACCAAGACTTTTACATATATGAGAGGCAGAACTTTTACCAATGCATTGATTATAGTTGACGAAGCTCAAGAAATGACACCACACTTAGCAAAACTTATGTTGACTAGAGCAGGAGAACATTCCAAATTTGTATTTTTGGGAGATCCTAGTGATAATCAGATTGATAATAATTATATTGATTCAAAATCCAATGGGTTAGTATATACTGTTGAGAAAATGAAATACTTCAATATTACAGGGCATGTGGCACTTAAAAGAGTAGAACGTAGTCCTTTAGCTGAAATAGCTGAAAAAAACATGTAA
- a CDS encoding shikimate kinase has translation MNNIILTGMPGAGKSTIGVVLAKTLGFTFIDSDLVIQERENTLLQEIIDDIGMEKFLDVEKDAILSIEAKHSIIATGGSVVFREEAMKHLKERGIVVYLMVSYEEIERRVNNITTRGIAMAKGHTLRDVYDQRIKLYEKYADVVIDCDNKSLEDIVRDIKGNV, from the coding sequence ATGAATAACATTATATTAACAGGCATGCCAGGAGCAGGGAAAAGTACAATAGGAGTAGTTCTGGCAAAAACTCTAGGTTTTACATTTATTGATTCAGACTTAGTAATTCAAGAAAGAGAAAATACATTATTACAAGAAATCATTGATGATATCGGAATGGAGAAATTTCTAGATGTAGAAAAAGATGCTATTCTGAGTATAGAAGCTAAACATTCTATTATAGCTACAGGTGGAAGTGTAGTTTTTAGAGAAGAAGCCATGAAACATTTAAAAGAAAGAGGAATTGTGGTTTATTTAATGGTCTCATATGAAGAGATAGAAAGAAGAGTGAACAATATAACTACAAGAGGTATAGCCATGGCTAAAGGACATACATTAAGAGATGTGTACGACCAAAGGATTAAGTTGTATGAAAAGTATGCGGATGTAGTTATTGATTGTGATAATAAAAGTTTAGAAGATATTGTTAGAGATATAAAAGGAAATGTATAA
- a CDS encoding Y-family DNA polymerase, whose product MQYTIFHIDVNSAYLSWEATYRLQQQVSCVDLRTIPSIIGGDESKRHGIVLAKSIPAKKYGIKTGESLFSARQKCPSLVIVPPNYKLFMKCSDAMVSIFKEYFPLVERYSVDECFLDYTNMSHHFGSPIQFAHYLKNKIQKELGFTVNIGISSNKLLAKMASDFEKPNKIHTLFPDEIQEKMWSLPVRDLFMVGRATNNKLMKLGIYTIGQLANSDPDLLYAHFKSHGYLIHAYANGTATAIVKPCSPEAKGIGNSTTISFDVTDSRTAKLILLSLTETVCMRLRDSNMIAKMVSISIKSHDFVSLSHQMNLTESTDITSNIYKAACTLFDEAWNKEPIRHLGVRVSSLTSKSYTQLSLFDFDNYEKHTALDESIDKIRLRYGNTSIIRASFLYSGLRPLNGGMPEENYPLMSSLL is encoded by the coding sequence ATGCAGTATACTATTTTTCATATTGATGTGAATTCAGCTTATTTAAGTTGGGAAGCTACTTACAGACTTCAACAACAAGTATCTTGTGTTGATCTTAGAACTATTCCTTCCATTATTGGTGGTGACGAATCTAAACGACATGGAATTGTATTAGCCAAATCTATTCCTGCTAAAAAATATGGTATAAAAACAGGTGAATCATTGTTCAGTGCACGTCAGAAATGTCCATCCCTTGTAATAGTTCCTCCTAATTATAAACTTTTTATGAAATGCAGTGATGCAATGGTAAGTATATTCAAAGAATACTTTCCACTTGTTGAAAGGTACAGCGTAGATGAATGTTTTCTTGATTATACTAATATGAGTCATCATTTTGGTTCACCTATCCAATTTGCTCATTATTTGAAAAATAAAATACAAAAGGAACTGGGTTTTACCGTTAATATAGGTATTTCTAGTAATAAACTATTAGCAAAAATGGCTTCGGATTTTGAAAAGCCTAATAAAATTCACACATTGTTTCCTGATGAGATACAAGAAAAAATGTGGTCTTTACCAGTAAGAGACTTATTTATGGTAGGTAGAGCCACTAATAATAAACTTATGAAACTTGGTATTTACACAATAGGGCAATTAGCCAACTCTGATCCTGACCTTTTATATGCACATTTTAAAAGTCACGGATACCTTATACATGCTTATGCTAACGGAACGGCTACCGCTATTGTAAAACCTTGTTCTCCTGAAGCAAAGGGTATTGGTAATTCTACTACTATTTCCTTTGATGTAACCGATTCACGCACTGCCAAACTTATTTTATTATCCCTTACCGAAACTGTTTGTATGCGCTTAAGAGACTCTAATATGATAGCGAAAATGGTTAGTATAAGTATAAAGTCACATGATTTTGTTTCATTATCCCATCAAATGAATTTGACTGAGTCTACAGATATAACCAGTAATATTTACAAAGCTGCCTGTACTCTATTTGATGAAGCTTGGAACAAAGAACCTATAAGGCATCTTGGAGTTAGAGTATCTTCTCTTACTTCAAAGTCCTATACACAACTATCTCTATTCGATTTTGATAACTATGAAAAGCATACTGCTTTAGATGAATCAATAGATAAAATACGTTTAAGATACGGTAATACTTCCATTATCAGAGCTTCATTTTTATATAGTGGTCTAAGGCCTCTGAATGGAGGGATGCCAGAAGAAAATTATCCTCTTATGTCATCTTTATTATAA
- a CDS encoding thymidine kinase, translating to MAKLFFKYGTVFSAKSLNLIATAHNYQTQGKEVLLLIPKIDTRSDGYVATRAGFKMPAELIDDDTDIFDLYASHRDKKDNIDCILVDECQMLKTKHIDQLREIVDTYGTPVICYGLRVSYTLELFDASKRLFELADKLEEIKTVCWFCNNKATHNLKIVDDKPIYEGDSIDIGGLEKFVPVCYHCYKNPKIE from the coding sequence ATGGCGAAATTGTTTTTTAAATACGGCACAGTTTTTTCCGCAAAATCTTTAAATCTTATTGCAACAGCTCATAATTATCAGACTCAAGGTAAAGAAGTATTACTTTTAATTCCTAAAATAGATACTAGAAGTGATGGATATGTAGCTACTAGAGCAGGATTCAAAATGCCAGCTGAGTTAATTGATGATGACACAGATATCTTTGATTTGTATGCATCACATCGTGATAAAAAAGATAATATTGATTGTATATTAGTTGATGAATGCCAGATGTTAAAGACTAAACATATAGATCAACTTAGAGAGATTGTTGACACATATGGTACCCCTGTTATTTGTTATGGCCTTAGAGTAAGTTATACATTGGAATTATTTGATGCGAGCAAAAGATTATTTGAGCTTGCTGATAAACTTGAAGAAATAAAAACTGTATGTTGGTTTTGTAATAATAAGGCTACTCATAATTTAAAAATTGTTGATGACAAACCTATATATGAAGGTGATTCTATTGATATCGGTGGACTTGAGAAGTTTGTGCCGGTTTGTTATCATTGCTATAAAAATCCAAAGATAGAATAG
- a CDS encoding YtxH domain-containing protein: MKFATGLIVGSVIGASSLALMNMDKRDMRKMQRKGKKMMHKAERLMDDLKEMM; encoded by the coding sequence ATGAAATTTGCAACAGGTTTAATAGTAGGAAGCGTAATTGGTGCATCATCATTGGCTCTTATGAACATGGATAAACGTGATATGCGTAAGATGCAGAGAAAAGGGAAAAAAATGATGCATAAAGCTGAAAGATTAATGGATGATTTAAAAGAAATGATGTAG
- a CDS encoding TetR/AcrR family transcriptional regulator, whose product MMKRTMLYEAATTIMVREGVNGLTISKVANEANIGKSTVYEYFNSKDELIYKTINYMGERYVEEISQKLFSSNTGFEMTIKSLIEIIITTIRQGNTNFIFMLSECDKTFKSKADIHKQIKGIMLGVRMKLYNLLEDIIELGVNEGIIEKPKDKMTYLIWQNLLVILSYEFSGEDVFLEKHNITIGSDEDNINTIYDFLLKVL is encoded by the coding sequence ATGATGAAAAGAACCATGCTATATGAAGCTGCTACAACAATTATGGTTAGAGAAGGCGTCAACGGCCTTACTATATCTAAGGTTGCCAATGAAGCCAATATTGGGAAAAGTACTGTATATGAATATTTTAACAGCAAAGATGAGCTTATATATAAAACCATTAACTATATGGGAGAGCGATATGTAGAAGAAATTTCCCAAAAATTATTTTCTAGTAATACTGGATTTGAAATGACTATCAAATCTCTTATAGAGATTATTATAACTACAATAAGACAAGGTAATACTAACTTTATATTCATGCTGAGTGAATGTGATAAAACTTTTAAATCAAAAGCAGATATTCATAAACAGATTAAGGGTATTATGCTTGGGGTTAGGATGAAGCTATATAATCTTCTAGAAGATATAATTGAATTAGGAGTTAATGAGGGAATTATAGAAAAACCAAAAGATAAAATGACGTATTTGATATGGCAGAATCTTTTAGTAATATTATCCTATGAGTTTTCTGGAGAAGATGTATTTTTGGAAAAACACAATATTACTATAGGTAGTGATGAGGATAATATCAATACCATATATGATTTTCTATTGAAAGTTCTTTAA
- a CDS encoding efflux RND transporter permease subunit gives MLSKFSVKKPVTIVMIVLIFVIFGAVSFTQLNTDLLPSMNIPYAAVSTTYIGASPGEVENTVSKSIESALATVQNVKKIQSISSENSSLVIVEFNESTNMDVAMLDMREKLDMVTGYFPDDVGSPMIIKFNPSMMPVMGFAVTKEGSDMSEVGDFVENVVKPRLERIEGVASVTINGAVKKQVEVTLDSEKLDLLGIDSDMVSKLLQGSNFDMPAGQITEGDKDITIRTLGKFDSIEDVEDFILMEIPVPVIQGEKADVWDLLKQKKDSSNNSQDSAVSDSNAGMTSNGNNMTMPNAGGMPNAAEMTNGMPNSSEMPSDISIPGIEMETTTIRLNDIATVEEVVQNDKMYSKVNGEDSISLMIQRQTEFNTTDVSKKVNDAIDEIKDEYPDMNILVTLDQAKYINDMVSSVSVNAIVGALLAILILFIFLKDVRPTIVIGIAIPISIVVSFTFIWLSGISLNVVSLGGLALGIGMLVDNAVVVLENIYRMRKAGKSRRDAAIEGSKQVSGAIIASTLTTIAVFLPVIFVKGMTAQIFKEMAITVTLTLLASLLVALTLVPMLSSKLIKKPDTSTHHKAMDGFRNLYVRILKSSLRHRALVVILTIIVFAASIFGALSIGTELMPTTDEGQITITASMPKGTTYNNTVNKVKQIEDILIEFPDIETISTSVGNGGGMGQFMGAGGGADSGTISLTLVPKSERSKTTQEISDDIRDSILEKVECDLEVNAVSNMMAFSSVPVQVDIAGTDFNKLEELAKEVAGVIEDIDGTVEVDNGISKGAPELNITLDREVAGPLGITTAAVAGVIRQRLTDVKATTLDLDGKKVDVYINKSSDTELKTKDIEELPFTSMTGEKVKLGDVAKIEEGVGYTSINRTNQKRVISVTSKLEKGVSAGKVGKVLDEKLKEVDIPDGYTMENAGENKEIQDAFMSLLLALLLGVVLVYMIMASQFESFLYPFIILFSIPLAFTGAFIGLFITRTPLSIVAFLGMIVLAGIVVNNGIVLVDYINKLIKVGKSTKDAIIEAGSVRIRPILMTALTTILAVIPTSLGIGQGAEMIAPLGITVIGGLIMSTFLTLIIVPVIYSIFYGFKKKISKKG, from the coding sequence ATGTTATCAAAGTTTAGTGTTAAAAAACCAGTTACAATAGTGATGATAGTACTAATTTTTGTAATATTCGGAGCAGTATCATTCACTCAACTTAATACAGATTTATTGCCAAGTATGAACATTCCTTATGCGGCTGTTTCAACTACTTACATTGGTGCAAGCCCAGGGGAAGTTGAAAATACAGTATCAAAAAGTATTGAAAGTGCACTTGCGACTGTACAAAATGTTAAAAAAATACAATCTATATCATCAGAAAATAGTTCTCTAGTTATCGTAGAATTTAATGAGTCAACTAATATGGATGTAGCCATGTTGGATATGAGAGAAAAATTAGATATGGTTACAGGCTATTTTCCAGATGATGTAGGTTCTCCTATGATTATAAAGTTTAATCCTAGTATGATGCCTGTTATGGGATTTGCTGTTACCAAAGAAGGCAGTGACATGTCAGAAGTAGGAGATTTTGTTGAAAACGTAGTTAAACCAAGATTAGAAAGAATTGAAGGGGTAGCTTCAGTAACAATAAATGGGGCAGTCAAAAAACAGGTTGAGGTAACATTAGATTCAGAGAAGTTGGATCTATTAGGTATTGATAGTGATATGGTATCAAAACTACTACAAGGTTCTAATTTTGATATGCCTGCTGGTCAGATTACAGAAGGTGATAAAGACATAACAATTCGTACATTAGGTAAATTCGATAGTATTGAAGATGTTGAAGATTTTATCCTTATGGAAATACCAGTTCCTGTTATACAAGGAGAAAAAGCTGACGTATGGGATTTATTAAAACAAAAAAAGGATAGTAGTAATAATTCACAAGATTCAGCAGTGTCTGATAGCAATGCAGGTATGACATCCAATGGAAACAATATGACAATGCCTAATGCAGGCGGAATGCCAAATGCAGCTGAAATGACTAACGGTATGCCTAACTCTTCAGAAATGCCTAGTGATATATCTATACCAGGTATAGAAATGGAAACAACAACTATTAGGCTTAATGATATAGCTACAGTAGAAGAAGTAGTGCAAAATGATAAAATGTATTCTAAAGTCAATGGTGAAGATAGTATTTCACTAATGATTCAAAGACAGACAGAATTCAATACTACAGACGTTTCCAAAAAAGTTAATGACGCTATTGATGAGATTAAAGATGAGTATCCAGATATGAATATATTGGTTACACTAGATCAAGCGAAATATATTAATGATATGGTTTCTTCAGTATCTGTTAATGCCATAGTAGGAGCATTACTTGCAATCTTAATATTATTCATTTTCTTAAAGGATGTAAGACCAACAATTGTTATAGGTATAGCTATTCCTATTAGTATAGTCGTATCATTCACATTCATATGGTTAAGCGGTATATCTCTAAATGTTGTTTCATTAGGTGGATTGGCACTTGGAATCGGTATGCTGGTTGATAATGCGGTTGTTGTTCTTGAGAATATATATAGAATGAGAAAAGCAGGGAAAAGTAGAAGAGATGCAGCTATTGAAGGAAGCAAACAGGTTTCAGGTGCTATAATTGCTTCAACGCTAACAACTATAGCAGTATTCTTGCCAGTTATATTCGTAAAAGGTATGACAGCACAGATATTCAAAGAAATGGCTATAACAGTTACATTGACATTACTTGCCAGTTTACTTGTTGCTTTGACATTAGTGCCGATGTTATCTTCCAAGCTTATTAAAAAACCTGATACAAGTACTCATCATAAAGCTATGGATGGGTTTAGAAATCTATATGTCAGAATATTAAAAAGTTCATTAAGACATAGAGCATTAGTAGTAATACTTACGATTATTGTTTTTGCCGCTAGTATTTTTGGAGCATTATCTATAGGAACAGAATTAATGCCTACTACTGATGAGGGACAAATTACAATTACAGCATCAATGCCAAAAGGAACTACTTATAATAATACAGTCAATAAAGTTAAACAGATCGAAGATATTCTTATTGAGTTCCCTGATATAGAGACAATTAGTACTTCTGTAGGAAACGGCGGAGGAATGGGTCAGTTTATGGGAGCAGGCGGAGGAGCAGATAGTGGTACAATCAGTTTAACTCTTGTTCCTAAGTCAGAAAGAAGCAAAACTACACAAGAAATTTCAGATGATATTAGAGATAGTATCCTAGAAAAAGTAGAATGCGATTTAGAAGTTAATGCTGTATCTAACATGATGGCATTTTCATCGGTTCCTGTTCAAGTTGATATAGCAGGTACGGATTTTAATAAATTAGAAGAACTTGCAAAAGAAGTTGCTGGAGTAATAGAAGATATTGATGGAACTGTAGAAGTTGATAATGGAATATCAAAGGGAGCTCCAGAACTTAATATTACTTTAGATAGAGAAGTTGCTGGACCTCTTGGAATTACAACTGCAGCTGTAGCGGGTGTCATAAGACAAAGATTAACAGACGTAAAAGCTACTACACTTGATCTAGATGGGAAAAAAGTGGATGTTTATATTAATAAGTCATCAGATACGGAACTTAAAACAAAAGATATCGAAGAACTTCCATTTACTTCAATGACTGGGGAAAAAGTAAAATTAGGAGATGTAGCTAAGATAGAAGAAGGAGTAGGATATACTTCAATCAATAGAACTAATCAAAAAAGAGTAATAAGTGTTACTAGTAAATTGGAAAAGGGAGTTAGTGCTGGAAAAGTTGGTAAAGTACTAGATGAGAAGTTAAAAGAAGTAGATATTCCGGATGGTTATACTATGGAGAACGCAGGAGAAAATAAAGAGATACAAGATGCTTTCATGAGTTTATTATTGGCACTACTATTAGGTGTAGTATTAGTTTATATGATAATGGCATCACAATTTGAATCATTCTTATATCCATTTATAATTCTTTTCAGTATACCATTAGCTTTCACAGGAGCATTTATCGGCTTGTTTATTACTAGAACACCACTTAGTATAGTCGCCTTTCTAGGAATGATTGTATTAGCCGGAATTGTTGTTAACAATGGTATTGTATTAGTAGATTATATTAATAAATTAATAAAAGTTGGAAAATCTACAAAAGATGCTATAATAGAAGCTGGAAGTGTTAGGATTAGACCTATCCTGATGACAGCTCTAACTACTATATTAGCTGTAATTCCAACATCCCTTGGTATTGGTCAAGGGGCAGAAATGATTGCTCCGCTTGGTATAACAGTTATTGGTGGACTTATTATGTCAACATTTTTGACATTAATAATTGTACCAGTCATCTACTCAATATTTTATGGATTTAAAAAGAAAATATCAAAAAAGGGATAA
- a CDS encoding AI-2E family transporter, whose amino-acid sequence MKIQWNKRYTTISIYTILVIFGSILFYKFIGNWNETTIFLKNTLSTLSPFIIGFLIAYFINPLVVWFEKIIGKIRLRKRKIKSLKTKRGLAILFSYITVLGFIIVILAFIIPELVTSLGDIITKLPDLIDDLIDEITAFVNNSSIDFIDPEAINNFIDNNLKNIPGALNNVYDVFSNIVPSLYVLTKNFTFGILNILLGFIIAIYLLASKEKSIASFNKGIIALFREKTSNSLIAILKDSHQIFSKFFVGKLIDSLIIGILCFIITMIVNIPNALLISVFVGVTNMIPYFGPFIGGFAGIILVLLISPIQALWFALIILALQQFDGNILGPKILGDSTGLSPFWVIFSILVGGKLFGLIGMFLGVPFFAVIKNIIDKQINKKYEMKMNKKQQEVIDDDDIQNEKNEEVE is encoded by the coding sequence ATGAAAATTCAATGGAATAAAAGATATACTACAATAAGCATCTATACAATTCTAGTAATTTTTGGCAGTATATTATTTTATAAATTCATTGGTAACTGGAATGAAACAACAATTTTTTTAAAGAACACTCTATCTACATTATCCCCTTTTATAATAGGATTCTTAATAGCATATTTTATTAATCCACTAGTAGTTTGGTTTGAAAAAATAATAGGTAAAATCAGATTAAGAAAAAGAAAAATCAAAAGCCTTAAAACCAAAAGAGGTCTAGCAATCTTATTTTCTTATATAACCGTACTAGGTTTCATAATAGTTATTTTAGCTTTTATCATACCTGAACTTGTCACTAGTTTAGGAGATATAATTACTAAATTACCAGATCTAATAGACGATTTGATTGATGAAATTACTGCTTTTGTAAATAACAGTTCAATTGATTTTATTGATCCTGAAGCTATAAATAACTTTATCGATAATAACCTTAAAAATATTCCTGGAGCATTAAATAATGTTTACGATGTATTCAGTAACATTGTGCCTTCCCTTTATGTTCTCACTAAGAACTTTACTTTCGGTATTCTTAATATTTTGTTAGGTTTTATTATAGCCATATATTTATTAGCGAGCAAAGAAAAGTCTATAGCAAGTTTTAATAAAGGAATAATTGCTTTATTTAGAGAAAAAACATCAAATAGCCTTATAGCTATTTTAAAAGATAGTCATCAGATTTTTTCTAAATTTTTTGTAGGTAAATTAATAGATTCTTTGATTATTGGTATATTATGCTTTATCATAACAATGATAGTAAATATACCTAATGCTCTTCTAATAAGTGTTTTTGTTGGAGTTACGAATATGATTCCTTATTTCGGTCCATTCATTGGAGGTTTCGCTGGAATTATATTAGTATTATTAATAAGTCCCATACAGGCTTTATGGTTCGCATTAATCATATTAGCTCTTCAACAATTCGACGGCAATATTCTAGGGCCAAAAATCCTTGGTGATTCAACTGGACTAAGTCCATTTTGGGTAATTTTTTCAATATTAGTCGGTGGAAAATTATTTGGTTTGATTGGAATGTTCTTAGGTGTTCCTTTCTTCGCAGTAATCAAGAACATTATAGATAAACAGATAAATAAGAAATATGAAATGAAAATGAACAAAAAACAACAAGAAGTAATAGATGATGATGACATCCAAAATGAAAAAAACGAAGAGGTTGAATAA
- the trxA gene encoding thioredoxin, which yields MALAFTDLNFEAEVLNSDIPVLVDFYADWCGPCKMMAPVIDELAKKYEGKAKIGKLNVDQNGETAQKYRVMSIPTMLLIKNGKVVDTVVGAVPKQQLESKIESAM from the coding sequence ATGGCACTAGCATTTACAGATCTTAATTTTGAAGCAGAAGTTCTTAACTCAGATATACCTGTACTAGTTGACTTTTATGCAGATTGGTGTGGACCATGCAAAATGATGGCACCTGTTATAGATGAATTAGCTAAAAAATACGAAGGAAAAGCTAAAATAGGGAAATTAAACGTTGATCAGAATGGTGAAACAGCTCAAAAATACAGAGTTATGAGTATACCGACAATGTTATTGATCAAAAATGGTAAAGTTGTTGATACTGTTGTTGGAGCAGTACCAAAACAGCAGTTAGAATCAAAAATTGAATCAGCAATGTAG